A single window of Flavobacteriales bacterium DNA harbors:
- a CDS encoding thiol protease/hemagglutinin PrtT has protein sequence MKRILLSAAFLMGLAHVNMAGTVTPERAQSVASHFLQSGQPNALNKVAPKDAVLAYTETLGAAMNNAPAYYVFNDPSGKGFVIVAGDDLMEPILAYSRESRIDMNQLSPPFKAWMNRYKVTAQNMKATRRAASAEVQNMWNDATRLNYAGVPVVEPLIRARWNQFDPYNAMCPAPGGSTQRAPTGCVATAMAQIMYYWRYPNTGQGSKSYTPDGYPKQTVDFSKTSYGWGYMRDIYDPGQTYTQTERNSVATLMYHAGVSVSMEYGTTSEGKGSGSSAKTASAATAYAKYFRYPSTTSYKKRSSYSVSSWISLLKSELDQFRPMQIRGSDPVKGGGHSWVCDGYDNLNLFHFNWGWGGPEGYFNMSTLDFTFKSDVAVVTGIEKPNRLTISNVTSSVNVICSAKTFTCSVPKQSNMSGIFWTVPSGWKVGSVVSTGQPIRASFSVTISTPSSYSPTGGYVVISASGIAYSGERTLTRSVLIGTGKPSFTYRKTLDVGSAEHCFLPSPGASIQFLVSGKWVSGDACIELFNGAIKTVTVRATNGCGSSSGVTYKLTSPIDKQILYKSGDAMEEAALSIYPNPTHDYIRIRSASDIQGVRCFNAIGEMVNVESKENNLSVAHLPNGVYFLYITLQDGQKEIRKFIKE, from the coding sequence ATGAAAAGAATTCTTCTATCCGCCGCCTTTCTGATGGGATTGGCACATGTGAACATGGCAGGAACCGTGACCCCGGAACGGGCCCAATCGGTTGCCAGCCATTTTCTGCAATCCGGGCAACCCAATGCCCTTAACAAGGTAGCGCCCAAAGACGCCGTACTGGCGTACACCGAAACCCTGGGCGCCGCAATGAACAATGCCCCCGCATATTATGTCTTCAACGATCCTTCCGGGAAGGGATTTGTCATCGTCGCGGGAGATGACCTGATGGAACCGATTTTGGCATACAGCCGTGAGAGCCGGATTGACATGAACCAACTATCTCCTCCCTTCAAAGCATGGATGAACAGGTACAAGGTCACAGCCCAAAACATGAAGGCCACCCGTCGCGCTGCCTCAGCCGAGGTGCAAAACATGTGGAACGATGCCACCCGTTTAAACTATGCCGGCGTACCGGTTGTGGAACCCCTGATCAGAGCCAGGTGGAACCAGTTCGATCCTTACAACGCCATGTGCCCGGCGCCCGGCGGTTCCACACAAAGGGCTCCGACGGGTTGCGTGGCCACAGCCATGGCACAAATCATGTATTACTGGCGGTATCCGAACACCGGCCAGGGTTCCAAATCCTACACCCCCGACGGCTACCCGAAACAAACCGTTGACTTCAGCAAAACCAGCTACGGCTGGGGATACATGCGCGACATTTACGATCCCGGTCAAACCTATACCCAGACAGAACGAAATTCCGTTGCCACCCTCATGTACCATGCGGGTGTGAGCGTGAGCATGGAATACGGCACAACCAGTGAAGGAAAGGGTTCGGGCAGCAGCGCCAAAACTGCCTCCGCAGCCACCGCCTATGCCAAGTACTTCCGTTACCCGAGTACCACCTCCTATAAAAAACGTTCGAGCTATTCCGTAAGCAGCTGGATCAGCCTGCTGAAGTCGGAGCTGGACCAGTTCAGGCCCATGCAGATCCGTGGCAGCGACCCCGTCAAAGGTGGCGGACATTCATGGGTATGCGACGGATATGACAACCTCAACCTGTTTCATTTCAACTGGGGCTGGGGCGGTCCGGAAGGATACTTCAATATGAGCACCCTCGACTTCACGTTCAAGTCGGATGTAGCCGTGGTCACCGGCATTGAAAAACCCAACCGGCTCACGATCTCAAATGTTACCTCCAGCGTAAATGTGATCTGCTCCGCCAAAACATTCACCTGCTCGGTTCCCAAACAATCCAACATGAGCGGAATATTCTGGACGGTGCCTTCCGGTTGGAAAGTCGGTTCGGTGGTCAGCACAGGTCAGCCCATCCGTGCATCCTTCAGCGTTACCATCTCTACGCCTTCATCTTATTCCCCTACAGGTGGATATGTGGTGATCAGCGCCAGCGGAATAGCCTATTCCGGAGAAAGAACCCTTACGCGCTCGGTATTGATCGGTACCGGCAAACCCAGTTTCACCTATAGAAAAACACTGGATGTGGGTTCCGCAGAACATTGCTTCCTGCCTTCACCCGGCGCTTCCATCCAGTTCCTGGTCAGTGGCAAATGGGTCAGCGGCGATGCGTGCATCGAACTGTTCAACGGCGCCATCAAAACCGTAACGGTAAGAGCTACCAACGGATGCGGAAGCTCAAGTGGTGTCACTTACAAACTCACCAGTCCCATCGATAAACAGATCCTCTATAAAAGCGGAGACGCCATGGAAGAAGCAGCTTTGAGCATTTACCCGAACCCGACGCACGACTACATCCGGATCCGGTCAGCATCGGATATCCAGGGTGTTCGTTGCTTCAACGCCATCGGCGAAATGGTGAACGTGGAATCCAAAGAGAACAACCTCTCGGTGGCCCATCTTCCGAACGGTGTGTACTTCCTGTACATCACCCTGCAGGACGGTCAAAAGGAGATCAGGAAATTCATCAAAGAATAA
- a CDS encoding SUMF1/EgtB/PvdO family nonheme iron enzyme, whose product MFRKCLLIFLSITGLLSFRASANNIDVTNLGLSDQNTSSDYTMVSFDISWDNSWRTGSAPNNWDAAWVFVKYREQGSTTWYHATLNTSGHTAPSGSTIDTPSDGKGVFIYRSSNGTGTFSLTGVELQWDYGTDGLADDAMVEVRVYAIEMVYVPQGAFALGSGGTENGAFYKYPTTTDTYSVASEGAITVGTASGNLYYPSTAYSGDQSGPIPAAFPKGYAAFYCMKYEVSQEQYVAFLNTLTRTQQNTRTQTNVSGTSITDVYVMGPSPSTTVQYRNGIRCDATLPASPTPITFYCDYNGNGTGDESDDGQNITCNFLSSNDLKAYLDWSGLRPFTELEFEKACRGTASPVANERAWGTTSYASSAYTLSNAGSANEGIATNYSTTAGNVTFSSTNGSIVGPLRQGIFAANGSNTGRVTSGATYYGIMEMSGNVWEKAVTVGEATGRAYTGAQGDGTLNASGDADVTNWPATDCVGMGFRGGDRVNGSSSLRVSDRGVAVYSATYRDTHVGGRGVRTAP is encoded by the coding sequence ATGTTCCGCAAATGTCTGCTTATTTTTCTGAGCATTACCGGTCTTTTGTCATTCCGGGCATCAGCTAATAATATTGATGTTACCAATCTTGGACTTTCCGATCAGAATACGTCGAGCGACTATACCATGGTGTCGTTTGATATTTCCTGGGACAATTCATGGCGAACCGGTTCTGCGCCCAACAACTGGGATGCGGCCTGGGTGTTTGTCAAGTACAGGGAGCAGGGTTCCACCACCTGGTACCATGCCACACTGAACACCAGCGGACACACGGCTCCCAGTGGCAGTACGATTGATACGCCCTCTGATGGCAAAGGCGTTTTTATTTACCGCAGTTCCAACGGTACGGGTACCTTTTCTTTAACCGGGGTTGAGTTGCAGTGGGACTATGGTACTGACGGTCTGGCCGATGATGCCATGGTGGAGGTTCGCGTGTATGCCATTGAAATGGTGTATGTCCCCCAGGGAGCATTTGCGCTTGGAAGCGGAGGTACTGAAAACGGTGCATTCTATAAATACCCCACCACCACGGATACCTACTCGGTAGCTAGTGAAGGCGCAATTACCGTGGGGACTGCAAGCGGCAATCTCTACTATCCATCCACAGCGTATAGCGGAGACCAGTCGGGACCGATACCGGCAGCTTTTCCGAAAGGATATGCCGCATTCTATTGCATGAAATATGAGGTCAGTCAGGAACAGTACGTTGCGTTTCTGAACACCCTCACGCGCACCCAACAGAACACGCGTACGCAAACCAATGTGTCAGGTACATCCATTACGGATGTATATGTGATGGGGCCTTCACCCTCGACAACCGTTCAATACCGGAATGGCATTCGCTGCGACGCTACCCTGCCTGCAAGTCCCACACCCATTACTTTTTATTGCGATTATAATGGGAACGGGACAGGCGATGAGTCCGATGACGGACAAAACATCACCTGCAATTTTCTGAGTTCAAATGATCTGAAAGCATATCTGGACTGGAGCGGATTGCGGCCTTTCACCGAGCTGGAATTCGAAAAGGCGTGCCGTGGCACCGCCAGCCCGGTGGCCAACGAACGCGCATGGGGAACCACCAGCTACGCTTCGTCGGCATACACCCTGAGCAATGCGGGTTCGGCAAATGAAGGAATTGCCACCAACTACAGCACCACTGCCGGTAATGTCACATTCTCATCCACCAACGGAAGCATCGTGGGGCCCCTGCGACAGGGAATATTCGCTGCGAATGGCAGCAATACCGGAAGGGTCACTTCAGGCGCAACTTACTATGGTATCATGGAGATGAGCGGCAACGTTTGGGAAAAGGCGGTTACGGTTGGAGAAGCAACAGGCAGGGCATATACAGGTGCGCAGGGTGATGGTACCCTGAACGCATCCGGTGATGCAGACGTTACCAACTGGCCGGCTACTGATTGTGTGGGCATGGGTTTCCGTGGAGGTGATCGTGTGAACGGAAGCAGCAGTCTGCGTGTATCCGACCGCGGGGTTGCTGTGTACTCTGCTACATACCGCGACACACACGTAGGTGGCAGAGGCGTACGCACCGCACCTTAA
- a CDS encoding T9SS type A sorting domain-containing protein, with protein sequence MKRNMKIRSKGIARCMMVACCSISFPVMAQYTGGDGDGFAVASSGSEISLPIELVSFRAGMTGSMVRLDWVSASEVNNDHYTVEKSDDGKHWTFVSQVQGAGNSSTEQYYAAYDHNPYNGVSYYRLRQTDYDGTSEDLKTVAVGSESMEDQQAFLFANPITNRLEVQMTGTTGDMQISIYNTSGMLVMTYPPGAGSSLDITALSNGLYFVRAQYADGAGEVFMGKFIKAYR encoded by the coding sequence ATGAAAAGGAATATGAAGATCCGGAGCAAGGGAATCGCACGCTGTATGATGGTAGCATGTTGTTCCATCAGCTTTCCCGTCATGGCCCAATATACAGGTGGCGATGGCGATGGGTTTGCCGTGGCATCATCCGGGAGCGAAATCTCCCTGCCCATCGAATTGGTTTCTTTTCGGGCCGGCATGACCGGAAGCATGGTTCGGCTCGACTGGGTGTCGGCATCTGAGGTCAACAACGACCATTATACCGTTGAGAAATCCGACGACGGAAAGCATTGGACATTCGTGTCTCAGGTGCAGGGCGCCGGAAACAGCAGCACCGAACAATACTATGCTGCCTACGATCACAACCCTTACAACGGCGTTTCATACTACCGCCTCCGCCAAACCGATTACGACGGAACATCCGAAGACCTGAAAACGGTAGCGGTTGGTTCGGAAAGCATGGAAGACCAACAGGCCTTTCTGTTTGCCAATCCCATCACCAACAGGCTGGAGGTGCAGATGACCGGCACCACCGGCGACATGCAAATTTCCATTTACAATACTTCGGGTATGCTGGTCATGACGTATCCGCCGGGTGCGGGATCAAGTCTGGATATCACTGCCCTCAGCAACGGGTTGTATTTTGTACGTGCCCAATATGCGGATGGAGCAGGGGAGGTATTCATGGGTAAATTTATCAAGGCATACAGGTAG
- a CDS encoding PA0069 family radical SAM protein — MSDRDPVKGQGAQFNTHNPFLSVRYVKEHMEGLDEEETINPKTEFLTETPRKIVNKVTSPDIGHALSMNPYQGCEHGCIYCYARNSHQYWGYSAGVDFERKIIVKPNAPELLEKQLKSKSWKVSPIMLSGNTDCYQPIERKTKLTRRMLEVLLKHRHPVGIITKNALILRDLDLLTELNKHNLVHVNISLTTVDEDLRRRMEPRTASAKRRLEVVSTLTSNNIPVNVMVAPVIPGLNSHEIPELVKAAADHGAQSAAYIMVRLNGSIKDLFEDWVQQHFPDRAEKVLNQVRACHGGQLNDSRWGKRMKGDGPVAVSIANLFAVARRKHMAGRKMKPLNVSAFRNRGLDQLELF, encoded by the coding sequence ATGTCCGACCGCGATCCCGTCAAAGGCCAGGGAGCCCAGTTCAACACACACAACCCGTTTCTCTCCGTCCGATATGTAAAAGAACATATGGAGGGTTTGGATGAAGAAGAAACCATCAACCCGAAAACCGAGTTCCTCACGGAAACGCCGAGAAAGATTGTGAACAAGGTGACCAGTCCGGACATCGGACACGCCCTCTCCATGAATCCTTACCAGGGCTGTGAACACGGGTGCATCTACTGCTATGCACGCAACAGCCACCAGTATTGGGGCTATAGCGCAGGGGTGGATTTCGAGCGGAAGATCATCGTAAAACCCAACGCCCCGGAACTGCTGGAGAAACAATTGAAAAGCAAATCGTGGAAGGTGTCCCCCATCATGCTATCGGGCAATACCGACTGCTACCAGCCCATCGAACGAAAGACGAAGCTCACACGTCGCATGCTGGAAGTGTTGCTGAAGCACCGTCATCCCGTGGGCATCATCACCAAGAATGCACTCATCCTGCGCGACCTCGACCTCCTCACCGAACTCAACAAACACAACCTCGTGCACGTGAACATCAGCCTCACCACTGTGGATGAAGACCTGCGCCGGCGCATGGAACCCCGCACAGCATCCGCCAAACGCCGGCTGGAAGTTGTCTCCACCCTCACGTCAAATAACATCCCCGTGAACGTGATGGTGGCGCCGGTGATACCCGGACTGAACAGCCATGAAATACCTGAACTGGTCAAAGCCGCTGCTGACCACGGTGCGCAATCAGCTGCCTACATCATGGTGCGACTGAACGGTTCAATCAAAGACCTGTTTGAAGACTGGGTACAACAACACTTTCCCGATCGTGCGGAAAAAGTATTGAACCAGGTGAGGGCTTGTCATGGAGGTCAACTGAACGACAGCCGGTGGGGCAAACGCATGAAAGGCGACGGACCCGTGGCGGTATCCATCGCCAACTTGTTCGCAGTAGCACGACGCAAACACATGGCAGGAAGAAAAATGAAACCGCTGAACGTATCCGCATTCAGGAACAGGGGACTGGACCAGCTGGAGTTGTTTTAG
- a CDS encoding ORF6N domain-containing protein: protein MSKSLAKHTVPDEVIMSKIHIIRDQKVMLDRDLAELYGVPTGHLNKAVKRNMKRFPPDFMFQLSQEEFKNLMFQNGTSSWGGTRKPPCAFTEQGVAMLSGILNSDRAIGANILIIRTFTRLRLLTLTHKDILLKLEQMENHVARHNKDIRYIFDILKQLLQKPEQPRKEIGYKTGTGKT from the coding sequence ATGTCAAAAAGCTTAGCTAAACACACAGTACCAGACGAAGTGATCATGAGCAAGATCCATATCATCCGCGACCAGAAGGTGATGCTTGACCGCGACCTCGCAGAACTGTATGGTGTACCGACAGGCCATCTGAATAAAGCCGTAAAACGTAACATGAAACGCTTTCCTCCGGATTTCATGTTTCAACTCAGCCAGGAGGAATTTAAAAACTTGATGTTCCAAAATGGAACATCAAGTTGGGGTGGAACAAGAAAGCCTCCATGCGCCTTTACGGAACAAGGTGTTGCCATGTTGTCGGGCATTTTGAACAGCGACCGGGCCATCGGGGCAAACATCCTTATTATCCGCACCTTTACCCGATTGCGGCTGTTGACATTGACGCACAAGGACATCCTCCTGAAGTTGGAGCAAATGGAAAATCATGTCGCCCGGCACAACAAAGACATAAGATACATTTTCGACATCTTGAAACAACTGCTACAAAAACCGGAACAACCCAGAAAAGAAATAGGCTATAAAACCGGAACAGGAAAAACCTAG
- a CDS encoding ORF6N domain-containing protein, which yields MLPAGNMDRAILFIRGHRVMLDTDLADVYGVPTKRLNEQVKRNIHRFPADFMFQLNPEEKSEVVANCDHLRKLKYSSHLPYAFTEHGAVMLAGVLNSQTAVEASIHVVRAFVKLREWLATHNELAKKLEEMEKAYDKQFSFVFDALRKLMTPPLPERKSMGYELSIQQGQE from the coding sequence ATGCTACCTGCAGGAAACATGGACCGCGCTATTCTTTTCATCCGGGGGCATAGGGTAATGTTGGATACAGACCTCGCAGACGTGTATGGTGTACCCACGAAACGACTGAATGAACAGGTAAAACGAAACATCCATCGTTTTCCTGCAGACTTTATGTTCCAGCTGAACCCGGAAGAAAAATCCGAGGTGGTCGCAAATTGCGACCACCTCCGGAAGTTGAAATATTCCTCGCATTTGCCCTATGCTTTCACCGAGCATGGGGCGGTGATGCTGGCCGGTGTGCTGAACAGTCAAACCGCTGTTGAAGCCAGCATCCATGTAGTGAGGGCATTCGTCAAACTAAGGGAATGGCTTGCCACCCACAACGAGCTGGCAAAGAAATTGGAGGAAATGGAAAAGGCCTACGACAAACAATTCAGTTTTGTCTTTGATGCCCTTAGAAAGTTGATGACCCCTCCATTACCCGAACGAAAATCCATGGGGTATGAATTGAGCATACAGCAAGGGCAAGAGTAG
- a CDS encoding T9SS type A sorting domain-containing protein: MKHLKTLTCLLFMAVTHAFAFDISLISNPSAKNVCPGSTVTYLSEVTADGLGEWVKQIKWTCSANGVFTSTGTNTITYTYETPYSTPSISEKNQAVTWTTTNGATGWVQVEYTWGYLNFPFTGTKTRTIDDIKIGFQTTPGIIYTPQSLCTNNSGSYPVSTPAGVPTDYPYNVTYAWSATNAYMGASNGTSNSIQCSPSWNGNVNVTVRYQIPQCSLYSAPTTVSIPRTSSPPTAQPNYTSTNLNGGCIVRFVMQNPANGYGFEMSYNNSSWTATNGVFDVQNGTTLHVYVRSVNDCGAGPSRYCILNAPYKSGCAQKTVETDPNAVITIDAAQFEVKANPNPANQNVTVTINTPEQVNCTIQLFDMIGKAMITKEQVVDAGSNSLTLDVASVPAGVYFLSVYDGVNIQKEKLVISH; encoded by the coding sequence ATGAAACACTTAAAGACACTTACATGTCTGCTGTTTATGGCAGTCACGCACGCATTCGCATTTGATATTTCTTTGATAAGCAATCCCAGCGCGAAAAACGTTTGTCCGGGATCCACTGTCACCTATTTAAGTGAAGTAACCGCCGACGGATTAGGTGAGTGGGTCAAACAGATCAAATGGACGTGCAGCGCAAACGGCGTATTTACATCTACGGGAACCAATACCATTACCTATACATACGAAACGCCATACTCAACACCCAGTATCAGCGAAAAGAACCAGGCCGTCACCTGGACAACCACCAACGGTGCTACCGGCTGGGTTCAGGTAGAATACACGTGGGGCTATCTCAATTTCCCTTTCACCGGGACCAAAACCCGGACGATCGATGATATCAAGATCGGTTTCCAAACCACGCCCGGGATCATCTACACCCCCCAATCTTTGTGTACGAACAACAGCGGTAGCTACCCGGTATCCACACCGGCCGGCGTACCCACGGATTACCCATACAACGTTACCTATGCATGGTCTGCAACCAACGCATACATGGGAGCAAGCAACGGTACCAGCAATTCCATCCAATGCTCGCCTTCCTGGAACGGAAACGTGAATGTAACGGTGCGCTACCAAATCCCGCAGTGCAGCCTCTACTCCGCACCCACCACGGTAAGCATTCCCAGGACATCCAGCCCGCCCACCGCACAACCCAACTACACCTCCACCAACCTCAACGGCGGTTGTATTGTCAGGTTTGTGATGCAAAACCCGGCCAACGGATACGGATTCGAAATGTCCTACAACAATTCCTCGTGGACAGCCACCAATGGTGTATTCGATGTGCAGAACGGAACCACACTGCATGTATATGTTCGCTCGGTGAACGACTGCGGCGCAGGTCCTTCCAGGTACTGCATCCTGAATGCTCCGTACAAATCCGGTTGTGCACAGAAAACGGTTGAAACCGATCCGAACGCGGTCATCACAATCGACGCCGCTCAGTTCGAGGTAAAAGCCAACCCAAACCCGGCCAACCAGAATGTAACGGTGACCATCAACACACCCGAACAGGTGAACTGCACCATCCAACTTTTTGATATGATTGGCAAAGCCATGATTACAAAAGAACAGGTGGTAGATGCGGGTTCCAACAGCCTTACACTGGATGTGGCTTCTGTTCCTGCAGGCGTTTACTTCCTGTCGGTGTACGACGGCGTGAACATCCAGAAAGAAAAACTGGTGATCTCACACTAA
- a CDS encoding T9SS type A sorting domain-containing protein, whose product MYRIITFLLFFSLSCGAQIIPASRRVQWNLAGFRGNIPSYGRLVSITSFGGTGDSVTVNNSALQHAIQSLGGHSGVIYFPEGTYLFTSAFTIPDSVVIRGASSDSTCLRFNLAGNNQDLFTVQGYLSEVHAFFTQPAEKDSSFISVDNVAGLAPGDYIRIVQNDSSLVTSSWAYGSVGQIVRILSIDSTRIHLDSPLRKSYALSEHPRMIKMLPARYAGFECFRIERMDVTTGQTSNIQFTYAVKCWVAGLESDKANYAHINISASSNVLVSGCYFHHAFDYGEGGRGYGVVLEYTSGECLVQNNIFNFLRHAMLLQAGSNGNVVGYNYSLNPNWDQFPFPDNASGDAVLHGNYAYANLFESNIIQNIVIDDSHGINGPYNTFFRNRAELYGLVMNNNPPSNYQNFVGNEITNTGFLKGQYALNGAGHLEYGNNVRGTITPTNTSNLPDSSYYLKSYPEFYPPLYTWPSIGTPAPYNQLGIPAKDRFTSGMYTVCSTNVHTSVNPGPNRNRIRLFPNPAENVVYISSDGQNVLPADIEVRDGTGRLLIRTKHNACKCIHLNGLPEGIYFIRIGTQYFRIIKRE is encoded by the coding sequence ATGTACAGGATCATCACATTCCTCTTGTTCTTCTCCCTGTCCTGCGGGGCACAGATCATCCCTGCGTCGCGCAGGGTGCAATGGAACCTGGCGGGATTCCGGGGAAACATCCCATCCTACGGCAGATTGGTGAGCATCACCTCCTTCGGCGGAACCGGCGATAGCGTTACCGTAAACAATTCAGCATTGCAACATGCCATCCAGTCGTTGGGAGGACACAGCGGCGTGATCTATTTCCCCGAGGGCACCTACCTGTTCACATCCGCATTCACCATACCCGACAGCGTGGTAATCAGGGGCGCCTCCTCCGACTCCACCTGTTTAAGATTCAACCTTGCGGGCAACAACCAGGATCTTTTCACTGTACAGGGCTATTTATCGGAAGTGCATGCGTTTTTCACGCAACCTGCGGAGAAAGACAGCAGTTTCATTTCCGTCGACAACGTTGCAGGACTGGCACCCGGAGACTACATCCGCATTGTTCAGAACGACAGTTCCCTTGTCACTTCATCCTGGGCGTATGGCTCGGTCGGACAGATCGTCCGGATCCTGTCAATAGACAGTACCCGCATCCATCTTGACAGTCCGTTGCGAAAAAGTTATGCACTTTCCGAACATCCCCGGATGATCAAGATGCTCCCCGCACGGTATGCTGGATTTGAATGCTTCCGCATCGAGCGGATGGATGTTACAACCGGCCAAACATCGAACATTCAATTCACCTATGCTGTGAAATGTTGGGTAGCGGGGTTGGAAAGCGACAAGGCCAATTACGCGCACATCAACATTTCAGCCTCATCCAACGTGCTGGTCAGCGGATGCTACTTCCATCATGCCTTTGACTACGGAGAAGGTGGGCGCGGATATGGGGTGGTGCTGGAATATACATCGGGAGAATGCCTGGTGCAAAACAACATCTTCAATTTTCTGCGCCATGCAATGTTGTTGCAGGCAGGCTCCAACGGCAATGTGGTTGGGTATAACTATTCCCTGAACCCGAATTGGGACCAGTTCCCGTTTCCCGACAACGCATCCGGAGACGCCGTCTTGCATGGAAACTACGCATACGCCAATCTCTTCGAAAGCAACATCATTCAGAACATCGTTATCGACGATTCGCATGGCATCAACGGCCCTTACAACACTTTTTTTCGCAACCGGGCCGAATTGTACGGCCTTGTGATGAACAACAATCCTCCGAGCAACTACCAGAATTTCGTGGGCAACGAGATCACAAACACCGGTTTCCTGAAAGGTCAATATGCACTCAACGGAGCAGGTCATCTGGAATACGGCAACAATGTACGTGGCACGATCACACCCACCAACACCTCAAACCTTCCGGACAGCTCATACTACCTGAAATCCTATCCGGAATTTTATCCTCCACTTTACACATGGCCCTCCATCGGCACACCTGCACCTTATAACCAGCTGGGTATTCCGGCAAAAGATCGTTTTACGTCCGGCATGTACACCGTTTGCTCCACCAATGTGCATACATCCGTAAATCCAGGCCCGAACAGAAACCGGATCAGGCTGTTCCCGAACCCGGCCGAAAATGTTGTGTACATAAGTTCCGATGGTCAGAACGTACTTCCCGCCGATATCGAAGTGCGTGACGGAACCGGGCGACTACTCATCCGAACCAAACACAACGCCTGCAAATGCATTCACCTGAATGGTCTCCCCGAAGGCATCTATTTCATCCGGATAGGAACACAGTACTTCCGGATAATAAAGCGGGAATAA
- a CDS encoding serine hydrolase, which yields MRRIILCALMLYAAGAQAQFNRLYSGDASQIDQAVSAYMSANNIKGFSVAAVKNGNIVYIKGYGKSDVANNINADECTLYRIGSMSKFITSVLANQLFEMGYMSPDDDIRTYVPEFPDKGKTITVGDLLSHTGCIQDNSSTNTSYMNANLSYNPIAALDIFKDQPLLGSCTVGGSIGNYSNWGYDLLGAVIERAGGEPYEAQLYNRIIKPLNLEMLQPEYFWSVRLKTNPDKRRSNLSHRFNIC from the coding sequence ATGAGAAGAATCATACTTTGTGCGCTGATGCTCTATGCGGCAGGTGCACAGGCGCAGTTCAACAGGCTCTACAGCGGCGATGCGTCCCAGATTGATCAGGCCGTGTCCGCCTATATGTCGGCCAACAACATCAAGGGCTTTTCCGTGGCGGCGGTCAAGAATGGCAACATCGTTTATATCAAAGGATACGGCAAGTCGGATGTGGCCAATAACATCAACGCCGACGAATGTACATTGTACCGCATCGGTTCGATGTCGAAATTCATCACCTCCGTATTGGCCAACCAGTTGTTTGAAATGGGTTACATGTCACCCGATGATGATATCCGGACCTATGTTCCGGAGTTCCCTGACAAGGGCAAAACGATCACCGTCGGCGACCTGCTGTCCCACACGGGGTGTATCCAGGACAACAGCTCCACGAATACGTCGTACATGAATGCCAATCTCTCGTACAATCCCATTGCGGCGCTTGATATCTTCAAAGATCAGCCTTTGCTGGGATCATGTACGGTCGGAGGCAGCATCGGTAATTATTCCAACTGGGGTTATGACCTGCTCGGAGCGGTCATTGAGCGGGCCGGCGGAGAGCCGTATGAGGCCCAATTGTATAACCGCATCATCAAACCGTTGAACCTGGAAATGTTGCAACCCGAATACTTCTGGAGTGTGCGTCTTAAAACAAATCCGGACAAAAGGCGATCTAATTTAAGTCATAGATTTAACATTTGCTGA
- a CDS encoding DUF3800 domain-containing protein: MSKTFNIYCDESCHIEHDHKPYMFLGSISVAYNQIKLHTEKIKEIKEKHHFYGEIKWTNVSKSKFHFYMELVEYFFATDLKFRTVGVDKSKINNEAFGCSYDDFYYKMYYYLLNHNLNSLYNYNVYLDIKDTLSAYKVNKLKDILNTKFGVFRNVQNIRSHESLLMQLTDFMMGAISYQHNNEAKQNQAKAHIIRKIQQHSGDSLMKTNYSGKLNLFFIELQ, from the coding sequence ATGAGTAAAACGTTCAACATATATTGTGACGAAAGTTGCCATATAGAGCATGACCACAAACCGTACATGTTCTTAGGTTCAATAAGTGTGGCTTACAATCAGATAAAGCTGCATACGGAGAAAATCAAGGAGATAAAGGAAAAGCACCATTTCTATGGTGAAATTAAGTGGACTAACGTTTCCAAGTCCAAGTTTCATTTCTACATGGAACTGGTAGAGTACTTCTTTGCCACTGACCTGAAGTTTAGAACCGTAGGTGTGGACAAAAGCAAAATCAACAATGAAGCCTTCGGGTGTTCGTATGATGATTTCTACTACAAAATGTATTACTACCTCTTGAATCACAACCTGAACAGCCTTTACAACTACAATGTGTATCTGGACATAAAAGATACTTTGAGTGCCTATAAGGTGAATAAGCTGAAAGACATTCTGAACACCAAATTTGGCGTATTCAGGAATGTGCAAAATATCCGTTCGCATGAGAGTTTGTTGATGCAACTGACAGACTTTATGATGGGTGCTATCAGCTACCAGCACAATAATGAAGCGAAGCAGAATCAGGCCAAAGCCCATATAATCAGGAAAATACAGCAGCACTCAGGCGACAGTCTGATGAAGACCAATTATTCCGGGAAGTTGAACCTATTCTTTATCGAATTACAGTAA